The Microplitis mediator isolate UGA2020A chromosome 10, iyMicMedi2.1, whole genome shotgun sequence genomic sequence TCAATGCATTTATTGatctgtatgtatatatttctgtaaatatataatatagcaTTATATTGATATACCCGGTAAGtagatgaataataaatttatttacataagactaaaatttatcaactatttttttatgtttcattgatgaaatatttttttttatctcggaAGGTTTAAAATacgagtatttaaaaattagtgacaATGGAATCACCAGGATTGAGTGATCCAAAACAACCTAAAGATGATGTGTCGCAGAGCTCGAGCAGTGCAGCTAATGTTGATAGATCAGAAACTCCAGACAGTAATCGTGGTCCTGGTGATGATGAATCTGCAGCTGATAGTCCTAAAATAACAAAACCAGTTCTAGGTAAAGCTCAAGCTAAGAAACGATTAATGGCATTTGCTAATAAATTTCCACCATCAGTAATACAAAAGCCtgttgaaaaaagttttagttttaacaaaaatcgcaatataaattcatttcaagtaaataaaaagaagtCTAAAGACAGTATCAAAAATTTGGTTACTGATgccaataaaagtaaaaataaagatgaCACTAAGATGGAAACGACTGAGAAAAATGATGTTCAATTACCGACAAGGAGCTCGCCtactaaaaaaactaaaaaaagagTCGAGCCAAAGTTAGCGGCAATTGAGGAAATTATTCGTGAGGATgctaaacaaaaattattattgactaattatttgactgaaaaaaaaaatgatattgataattttatactcAATAGCGAAAagaatgatgataaaaataacgatCGAAACGACAGTAGGAATAACGATAGACATGACGATAGAAATGATGACAGGAATAATGATAGAAATGACGACAGGAATAACGATAGGAATGACGATAGGAATAATGATAGAAACGACGATAGAAATAATGAGAGAAATGACGATAGGAATGAccgcaataaaaattttggtcgaCATCAACAATGGGATCGTcgtaatcaatattttcacaatGACAATTTTCGTCGtggaaattttaatcaaaatcatTACGGTGATCGTAAATTCCATGACAGGCGATGGCAATTTAATGACTTCCGTGATCGATCTAGAAGTAGGGAAAGaagaaatgataattttatcagaAACAGACGTCGTAGTAATTCACTGGATATGGATCAGCAGCATAAAATGAAGATACACAAACATGATAAACCATATTTCAATAAACATCGTAATTACAATAATCATAGAAAGGACAAAAGAGAGGAACAATTTGAACCGATAGAACAAATTGATTGGAGAAGTTTTAAAAGACAAGGGGGTCAGATACGAGCTAAATCTTTATCAGTGGACATTAATGATGATACAAATACTACCATCAATAAGGAAGTCAAGTTTAAAACGCCACAAGAGTACAATGCACAATTACATCACATGTTGATGATAGGAACTCATCATGTAAAACGAACTTGCGTTACTGTTGATGGAATAAATGAAACCAAAAAACAGTATCCGCCTGAATCAATTCGTATTACGAAGAAACATAATGGTCAGGGTTTATTTTACTGTGAGAATCCTAATATTTCCCTTTTGCTTCCTTGTCAACAGCTTTATCAAATGCTTCCTCCAGATCGTTCTGATCATATGCGAAAAATATCTCATGCAGTCGCTGGGTCTTCAAAGGAAAATCTTGACGAAGAAGAACAAGGTCCTAGAAAATGGTTTGGACAAATTCAAGCTGAGCCTAGACCAGTCGAGTACGAAGTAAAAGATATTGACAAATCTTCGTCTCCAGCTCGTCCCACTGATCCTCCAAAGTCTAGGTGGGATAGTGAAGATGAGGCAGCTGCAGCAGTTGACGATTCTTCTAGTAGTTCTTCTGAGGGTCAATCAGAAACTTCAGATAATGAAGAAGATGACGGAAACAAAAAAGAAGAAGGCAATAAAGAAGAAGATAAAGACAAAGTTGTAAAAATAACGCCAATTGTGAAAGAAGACTTGGAAGAAGAAGTAGTAGATAATGATGAAAAAGCAGAGAAAGACGAAGAAGAAGATAAAGTtgatgaagatgaagaaaTGTCTTCATCTGAGAAAGTAAACTTAACTCCTGCATCTTCTGTTAATGAAATAATGCCAAATGAAGATGTATCGAATGAAGTGGAATCGGATAAAATAGAATCTAATGACGAGATATCAAGTAAAGACATGGCTATTGAAGTAGTATCAGGTGAAATTACAGCAACACCAACTACAGATAACAGTGACGATAAATCAGGGGAAAAAGTTGAAGTTGGTGAAAAATTAGTGTCGGAATATGAACAGTTTATGAAGATGGTCGCTAATGAAGAGGAAGTAGATAACACACAAGTCATTGTTCAAACTGATGAAAGTGAATCACCAATGAAAGCTAAAGTTGAGTCGAAAGTCGTTTATAATCCACCGATAACTGATGAGTGTAGCAAAAAAAATGACGATCAAGATGTTGAACATGCTTCAGATATACAAAATTTGGATCCTGTTGTAGAAGGTGCACCTCTTATTCACTCTAAAAGTAATTCAGAGAGTACTCCTGTTAAAATCGAAAAGATTGACAAGACGATTGAACTTGATCCTGGAATAAGTGATTGGGCAAATATTCGAGGAACGACAAAACATAGAAGATCATCGAAATCTGATAAATTGCGGAAAAGAAGAGAAcgtaagaaaaagaaatatagaaaaaaagtatcgTCTAGTGACAGCAGTGATTCTTCATCAAGTTCATCGGAATCCGAGGATGAAAAACGTAAAAGAAAACGCaaaagaaagagaaagaaGAAACGCGCAAGAGATTCAAGTTCCGATAGTTCTAGTAGTGATAGTGATGACTCTAGTGATGAATCTAGTCATTCATcaaagaaaaagagaaaaaaaagaaaaaatagaaaaaaattgcgTCTTAGAAATAAGAAAAAACGTGTAAGAAAAGACAGTACAGTTTCGAATTCAAGTTTTGAGTTTGATGAAATTACGCGCAAACGAAAGAAAAGAAAGGATTCAAAGCAACGTCGAGTGTCCAAGCGAAGACGATCTAAATCTACTGAGAAGAAAAGAATACAAAAAATGAaccgtaaaaataaaattgaaaatgagaGTCTCGAAGTAGTGATTAAAGAAGAGGTGTCACATTCACCACACTGGGAGGCTGAAGTTAACAACGAAAATGTAAGTGTTGCGTTAAATTCTGAAGTTACTCGAATTACGGGATCTCCAGAAGATAAAGCATCCGCACAACCTGTCGCAAAAGTACCGTCAGCTGAAAAACTCTTTGAAGTATGCGACAACAACTCTAGTTCACAAGTGATTTCACAGCAGCCTGATGATTCACAGCAAGAGGAACCTAAGATTGAAGAACCACAGCaagaagaaattttaaatgaagttGTAAATGAAGATACTGCTGTGGTTGAGGATGAACATCAATCTGTAAAAGATATTGAATCCGTACATCATTCACCAGTTGATAAACCTAGTGATGTTATTGAGATAACTACCGATACTGTAAGTGATCATCTAAgtgagaaaaaaagtaaaagagaTAGTTCACGCagtaaaaaagtcaaaaaaattaaaaagaaacgTCGCAGTATTAGTACAAGTAGTACATCAAGTAATAGCAGCAGTGGATCATCGGATGGTGACAgcagtaaaaagaaaaaatctcgtgaaaaacgaaaaaagaaaaatcggTCAAAACGAAGATCACCAAGTCAGTCTgagttgattaaaaaacttaaaaaatatcgtGCTAAATTATCAGAATCATTTGATTTTGATGCTTTACATTTTCCATCTTTGACACAACTCGAAGagagtaatgaaaatttacctGTCATCAATGATTGGGAAGTTGATAGTTTGGATGCTTTGGAAAAGTTTGCGTCGAATTCGTCAAAGGATAAATCAACggcaaaaattgataaaaaagttgAGAAAGGGTTACTGTATGATAGTAAAACTGATACGTACATTGCcattgaaaaaaacaaaactcaacgtgaaaataaaaagaaacaagttaatagAATTTGTCCATTGAGAATTTGGGAagacgaagaagaagaaggtGAACGTGAAGCAAAAATGTTGATGGaggagaaaattaaaaaagaaaatgagtCAAAAGTGGAGGATGAACAACCGGCCATTGAACCAGTGGCATCATCGCCTATTCCGAGTATCGTTGaggaagaaaaagaagaagaatcAAAACCTATTGATCTCCCAGTTGATTCTGCTAAGATAAAAGAGGAGGATGCAAAAGAAGAAAAGCCTTCAGGATGGGTAGAAATAATCCCTGAGAGTGAAGATAAAGTTGTGGAAATTGTACCTGAGCAACAAGTGCCGCCGACTACGCGATGGGCTGAACCTAGTCCAGTCTTATTAAAAGAGGAAGAAGACCTGGGAGATGATAATCTTGCGCCTGTTAATTGGGAAGAGGAAGAAGTTGATTGGGAAAGTCAATCATCATTTATCACTGGCGTTAAATCTGCAAAAGCGTCTAAAAGTAGAAGGGAATCAAGTGACAGTAGCAGTGATAGTAGTGACAGCAGTAGCAGCAGTGAAAGCAGTGACAGCGATACACAAAATGATAAAAGAAGCCGACATAAACATGATTCTTCATCTAAATCTAAATATTCTGGATCTAAAAATCCTAGTCCTGCCGTAGAAACTGAAGCAATGAAAAAATTGCGTATGAATATATTTGCTGAGTTTGAAGCACGTGAATCTACTGGTGATTTTACTCAACTATCGGACACGAAAATTGATATAGATATATCATCGTTTAAATTAAGTCCTGAAGAGTTATTGTCATCAAAATCTGTTGAGGctaataaatcaattgaatCTTCAGAAATTCATATACCAAAATTCGATGATACTCGTTTTGTTGCTCGAGATAAAACAGATGGTACTGTCGAAAAAGGAACATTCCGTCAAAGTTTCCAAGAAGTTCGCCTTCGATCTTATTCAAGATCTCCAGAATGTGATTCAAAACGGAGCTCATCATCACGAAATGACAACGAAAAATCTAAAACTCGTAGTAGTGAAGATAGAGGAAGCGCTTCGAGTTATCGCAGCAGTAGTCGTGGTTCAGTCAAAGATCGGTCAAAGATTGATAATAAAGATTTCAAAGTATCTTCATTTACTGCTGATCATAAAAAGATTAGCCCACTCAGTGATCGTGGTTTCAAAGATAAGAAACGTTCGCCGGTCTCGTGGAATAGAAGTCGTAGTAGAAGTCGTAGCTGGAGTCGAAGTCGTAGTAGAACTCCATCTAGAAGAGACGACAGGTTGTCATGGGATCGTCAAAAACGTACAGGTCGTGTTGATGATAAGAGAGAAAGATTTTCGAGAAGTCCAGATCGTCGTGGACGATTGAAAGCTTTTACTAACAAAGATCGTTCCCATAGAAGTACTGAAAGTGATAGAAACCGTGAACGTGATCATAGTTGTGATAAAAGTCACGAAAGAGATTGGAGTCGAGAAAAATTAGGTGATAAGCCATATGACCCTATGGAAATTTTGAGAGGCTCTTATAATATTGATAAGAAACGACCGAGTGATTTGACAGAAAGACCTCATGATGCATTGGATATGTATCATAAAAATGTAAACTTAGAAAAAGATAGTGATACTCTGTTTACAAGTGAATTGGATAAACCTCGTTACAGAAGTAGAAGTAGAAGTAGAAGCAGAGAACGACGAAGCCGTGATATCGATTGGGATAGATCTCGTGAAACCCCCGATTCGTGCCGTGGCACCAGAGTTTCCGACACACGAAAATCATCTCGGCTCTCCCCGAGATCAAGGGGATCTCCATCGAGATCGTCCGGCCGTAGTAGATACGCAGGTCGCTCTCGATCTCGGTCATGGAGCAGATCCAGATCAAGAAGCCGGTCACGATCAATTTCAAGGTTCAGATCAAGATCTCGATCATCTTCACGATCAAGGTCACGGCTAGGATTGAGAAATTCAGATCGTTCTCGAAGATCATTAGATAGGTCACGGCATTCAAGATCATTTTCTCCAGAGcaacgaaaattaaatattattagtgACATGAGATATCAAAGGAGCACGAGTAAAGAGCGAATTCAGAAAATAGAAACAATTATTCATCCATCTGGAATAAATTCATTGTCTCATGAAGAATCTCAAAGTGTTCCACAAATAGACGATTCAAATAATATACCAGTGCCTACACAACAATTTGAGTATTCTTATTACGGGGGAAATAATTTAACTTATCCACCACGTTTAGAAACTACTACTATTACTACTCCGGCTATTCCTGCTGCTCCTACTACTACTACTCCTATAAATCCACCAGTAAGTTCTCCAAAGCGTCTTTCTCTAGATGATAGACTAGAATTGGAATTAGGAATCAAGAAAAATCAAGAGTCATTACTACCACCTCTGCCACCATTACCACCGCCACCACCACCTCATCCTTACAATATTCCTAAATATAATCAACAAGCAATGTCATACCCACCACCTACACCAGGAGTACCAGTTCTCCAACCACGTATTCCACCACCTCTTCATCCTCCTCCATACGTACGTCCACAACAGCCTACAGTGCTGCAAGTGGGCAATGTTTTACAAGTAGTACCAGCAGACTTCAGTGGTCCAGTTCCTCCTGTTGGAATTAGAAATGACATACCAACACCACCATCATCAACTGGAAACAACAATTCAAACCGTACACTGCGTGTAGGTAATGTAATACAAGTTTTACCATCTACATCATTAGACTGGAGTGGACCTGTACCTCCACCAACACCAGCACCGGCACCGATACCGACATTAGCGCCTTCATTACCACCATTACCAATGAGCAGTGTTCCAATGGCAGTTCCTGTTCCTGTTCCAATGCCAATCGGTACTAATGTACCAGTATTACCAGCAGTTTCACTTCCAATGATGGTTCCTGTACCTTCAATCAGTCATATTCAACCAAtcccaccaccaccaccaccactaccaccaccaccacctaTTGCAGCACTTCCTAAGCTTGAACCACCAAAAGCACCACCACTTCTTCAGCCAATCTATAACTACGAAGCGATTATGGAAGTCAGGcgaaaagaaaaagaagaacgGAAACGACTACGTGAAGAAAAACGACTTGAAAAAGaacgtaaaaaaatagaaaaaatgcgTCGTCGTGCCAAGCGAACTCTCGGACAGTCTAGTAGTCGCATAACTGCTGACTTACCAGTTGAACCTGATACAACTATTGAAGGTGAAGCAGTAAGTGCGCAACCTAAGCCTTTGATTGATGATGAAGATCTCGATGACCCAATAGCTGCGCCACTTGGACAGCCAGATGAAAATGTTCCGgaagatgaagatgaagaagaGTACGATGAAGGTGATGTTGAAGAAGACGACGAAGAAGAAGATGACGACGAGGAACCTGAAGCAGAAGTTGAAGATGATGAATCTCgtgtaattaattcaattgatCCACAACCTGGTGTTGAAATACCTAGTCTTAATGAAACTGTTGATGAAGAGTCAACGTCTGTTGTTAATGTCACTGTCACAACTCCACTACCCCCACCACCTAGAAAAGGGATTCTTGTTCCTCCAGGTCTATGGGATGAGAGAATTGTCAACGGTGTACTAGATGATGATTCTAATACTGCTTCTAGTGCTACTGAGGTATTACAAAATAACACTGGAGATCAATTGCTGGCAAATCtgaatgaagaaaaacaaGATGAAATAGACCCAGAAGAAAAAAGAATACGAACACCAAGACAACGTAGATCACGTAAATCAGTACAATTTGCTGATGGTATAAAACCAGGTGAAGGTACAAGTCCAAGTGGCGGTGAAGGTGACATGCcatcaccaccaccaccagcTCCTATGTCATTACACGATCCTCTTCATGAACATATACGAAGATCTAGGTCTAGGAAGAATCGAAAGAAGGCCAAACGTGCCAAACCattgaaaattaagaaaaaagtcaaggtgagttataatattttaattacttcattttatatttataaaatagtgctaacaaaaataaaatacttatttacaggtaaaaataa encodes the following:
- the LOC130675314 gene encoding serine/arginine repetitive matrix protein 2-like, whose amino-acid sequence is MESPGLSDPKQPKDDVSQSSSSAANVDRSETPDSNRGPGDDESAADSPKITKPVLGKAQAKKRLMAFANKFPPSVIQKPVEKSFSFNKNRNINSFQVNKKKSKDSIKNLVTDANKSKNKDDTKMETTEKNDVQLPTRSSPTKKTKKRVEPKLAAIEEIIREDAKQKLLLTNYLTEKKNDIDNFILNSEKNDDKNNDRNDSRNNDRHDDRNDDRNNDRNDDRNNDRNDDRNNDRNDDRNNERNDDRNDRNKNFGRHQQWDRRNQYFHNDNFRRGNFNQNHYGDRKFHDRRWQFNDFRDRSRSRERRNDNFIRNRRRSNSLDMDQQHKMKIHKHDKPYFNKHRNYNNHRKDKREEQFEPIEQIDWRSFKRQGGQIRAKSLSVDINDDTNTTINKEVKFKTPQEYNAQLHHMLMIGTHHVKRTCVTVDGINETKKQYPPESIRITKKHNGQGLFYCENPNISLLLPCQQLYQMLPPDRSDHMRKISHAVAGSSKENLDEEEQGPRKWFGQIQAEPRPVEYEVKDIDKSSSPARPTDPPKSRWDSEDEAAAAVDDSSSSSSEGQSETSDNEEDDGNKKEEGNKEEDKDKVVKITPIVKEDLEEEVVDNDEKAEKDEEEDKVDEDEEMSSSEKVNLTPASSVNEIMPNEDVSNEVESDKIESNDEISSKDMAIEVVSGEITATPTTDNSDDKSGEKVEVGEKLVSEYEQFMKMVANEEEVDNTQVIVQTDESESPMKAKVESKVVYNPPITDECSKKNDDQDVEHASDIQNLDPVVEGAPLIHSKSNSESTPVKIEKIDKTIELDPGISDWANIRGTTKHRRSSKSDKLRKRRERKKKKYRKKVSSSDSSDSSSSSSESEDEKRKRKRKRKRKKKRARDSSSDSSSSDSDDSSDESSHSSKKKRKKRKNRKKLRLRNKKKRVRKDSTVSNSSFEFDEITRKRKKRKDSKQRRVSKRRRSKSTEKKRIQKMNRKNKIENESLEVVIKEEVSHSPHWEAEVNNENVSVALNSEVTRITGSPEDKASAQPVAKVPSAEKLFEVCDNNSSSQVISQQPDDSQQEEPKIEEPQQEEILNEVVNEDTAVVEDEHQSVKDIESVHHSPVDKPSDVIEITTDTVSDHLSEKKSKRDSSRSKKVKKIKKKRRSISTSSTSSNSSSGSSDGDSSKKKKSREKRKKKNRSKRRSPSQSELIKKLKKYRAKLSESFDFDALHFPSLTQLEESNENLPVINDWEVDSLDALEKFASNSSKDKSTAKIDKKVEKGLLYDSKTDTYIAIEKNKTQRENKKKQVNRICPLRIWEDEEEEGEREAKMLMEEKIKKENESKVEDEQPAIEPVASSPIPSIVEEEKEEESKPIDLPVDSAKIKEEDAKEEKPSGWVEIIPESEDKVVEIVPEQQVPPTTRWAEPSPVLLKEEEDLGDDNLAPVNWEEEEVDWESQSSFITGVKSAKASKSRRESSDSSSDSSDSSSSSESSDSDTQNDKRSRHKHDSSSKSKYSGSKNPSPAVETEAMKKLRMNIFAEFEARESTGDFTQLSDTKIDIDISSFKLSPEELLSSKSVEANKSIESSEIHIPKFDDTRFVARDKTDGTVEKGTFRQSFQEVRLRSYSRSPECDSKRSSSSRNDNEKSKTRSSEDRGSASSYRSSSRGSVKDRSKIDNKDFKVSSFTADHKKISPLSDRGFKDKKRSPVSWNRSRSRSRSWSRSRSRTPSRRDDRLSWDRQKRTGRVDDKRERFSRSPDRRGRLKAFTNKDRSHRSTESDRNRERDHSCDKSHERDWSREKLGDKPYDPMEILRGSYNIDKKRPSDLTERPHDALDMYHKNVNLEKDSDTLFTSELDKPRYRSRSRSRSRERRSRDIDWDRSRETPDSCRGTRVSDTRKSSRLSPRSRGSPSRSSGRSRYAGRSRSRSWSRSRSRSRSRSISRFRSRSRSSSRSRSRLGLRNSDRSRRSLDRSRHSRSFSPEQRKLNIISDMRYQRSTSKERIQKIETIIHPSGINSLSHEESQSVPQIDDSNNIPVPTQQFEYSYYGGNNLTYPPRLETTTITTPAIPAAPTTTTPINPPVSSPKRLSLDDRLELELGIKKNQESLLPPLPPLPPPPPPHPYNIPKYNQQAMSYPPPTPGVPVLQPRIPPPLHPPPYVRPQQPTVLQVGNVLQVVPADFSGPVPPVGIRNDIPTPPSSTGNNNSNRTLRVGNVIQVLPSTSLDWSGPVPPPTPAPAPIPTLAPSLPPLPMSSVPMAVPVPVPMPIGTNVPVLPAVSLPMMVPVPSISHIQPIPPPPPPLPPPPPIAALPKLEPPKAPPLLQPIYNYEAIMEVRRKEKEERKRLREEKRLEKERKKIEKMRRRAKRTLGQSSSRITADLPVEPDTTIEGEAVSAQPKPLIDDEDLDDPIAAPLGQPDENVPEDEDEEEYDEGDVEEDDEEEDDDEEPEAEVEDDESRVINSIDPQPGVEIPSLNETVDEESTSVVNVTVTTPLPPPPRKGILVPPGLWDERIVNGVLDDDSNTASSATEVLQNNTGDQLLANLNEEKQDEIDPEEKRIRTPRQRRSRKSVQFADGIKPGEGTSPSGGEGDMPSPPPPAPMSLHDPLHEHIRRSRSRKNRKKAKRAKPLKIKKKVKVKIIKLKKPKITPLTSMMLDDLDDLDDRSPPPPPPGSPPPPHLWPSYLAAYSAILRPVETTSSPSTNQAPPPPTPLPLLVPPPPLNYTIQPCNKA